One stretch of Ammoniphilus sp. CFH 90114 DNA includes these proteins:
- a CDS encoding Lrp/AsnC family transcriptional regulator, with translation MQLDKIDFQILQILMANSRIQWKDLGEQIHMTGQAVGNRIKKLEENGVIKAYSLIIDEMKLGFSYTAFVIVHMKTANHDLFIRFIQDRGEVVEAHRISGVGCYHLKIKVKSQEQLNHFLDQLLEHGNYSLNLSIQEMKQSNPLNTTSQ, from the coding sequence TGATTTTCAGATCCTCCAGATTCTCATGGCAAATTCACGGATTCAATGGAAAGACTTAGGGGAACAAATTCATATGACGGGACAAGCAGTGGGAAATCGAATTAAAAAACTGGAGGAAAATGGTGTAATTAAAGCCTACTCCTTAATCATAGATGAAATGAAATTAGGGTTTTCGTATACAGCTTTTGTCATAGTTCATATGAAAACAGCAAACCATGATCTATTTATTCGGTTTATTCAGGATCGAGGCGAGGTGGTTGAAGCCCACCGAATCTCCGGTGTAGGTTGTTACCACTTAAAAATAAAAGTCAAATCCCAAGAGCAATTGAATCATTTCCTTGATCAACTTCTGGAACACGGAAACTACAGTTTGAATTTATCCATACAAGAGATGAAGCAGAG